The genomic interval CTGCGTGGACGTGCGCAAATCGGCAAGGGCATGTGGGCCATGCCGGACCTGATGGCAGCCATGCTTGAACAGAAAATTGCTCACCCCAAGGCCGGTGCCAACACCGCGTGGGTACCTTCGCCTACCGCCGCGACGCTGCACGCGCTGCACTACCACCAGGTAGACGTGCGTCAAGTGCAACAAGAGTTGGAACGCATCGACCTAGACAGCCAGCGCGCCGAGTTGCTGCAAGGCCTGCTCAGTGTGCCGGTCAGTGTCGATCGCAATTGGAGCCCGACCGAGATCCAGGCAGAACTGGATAACAACTGCCAGAGCATCCTTGGCTATGTAGTGCGCTGGATCGAACAGGGCGTTGGTTGTTCCAAAGTGCTCGATATCCACGACGTAGGTTTGATGGAAGACCGCGCCACCCTGCGTATCTCCGCCCAGCATATTGCGAACTGGCTGCACCATCGTGTGGTTAGCACTGGCCAAGTCCGTGCAGCGCTGGAGCGCATGGCTCAGGTGGTCGATGGGCAGAATGCTGGGGACCAAGCCTACCGCCCGATGGCGCCGGACTTTGAAAGCAGCCATGCCTTCCGAGCCGCCTGTGACCTGGTGTTCAAGGGACGTGAGCAGCCAAGTGGCTACACAGAGCCGCTGCTTCATGCCTGGCGGTTGCGCTTCAAACAGGCTCGCTGAACCCGTACCTGCCCGTCGCTGATGAGCTCACTCCCACATGACTGCACCGCGTCTGTGGGAGATCCCAAATAACGTTTTCGCAGCATCCAGTACCGACAGGATCTGGCTTGCCAGCGAGGAGGCATTGCTCACCGTCATACACATTCGACCAGCTAACCCCGTCGAAACATCCGCATCACCCTTACAAGCTATCAACAATAAAAAGAGGCTTTTAACATGCAAACTTGGGAACAGATGTACACTCCCCTCGGCAGCCTGGGCTTGTCAGCCCTGGTCGCGCTGATCCCGATCATTTTCTTCTTTATTGCTCTCGCCGTCTTTCGCATGAAAGGCTATATCGCCGGCACCATCACCTTGGTGTTGTCGATCCTCGTCGCCACCCTGGCCTACGACATGCCCCTGGACATGGCCTTTGCCGCTGCCGGTTACGGCTTCGCCTATGGTCTGTGGCCAATCGCCTGGATCATTGTCGCGGCCGTATTCCTCTACAAGCTTACGGTCAAGAGCGGTCAGTTCGAGGTGATTCGCAGCTCGGTGCTCTCGATCACCGATGACCAGCGCCTGCAGGTACTGCTGATCGGCTTCTCCTTCGGGGCTTTCCTCGAAGGTGCGGCCGGCTTTGGCGCGCCAGTGGCGATCACCGGCGCCCTGCTTGTGGGGCTGGGTTTCAATCCGCTGTACGCCGCCGGGCTGTGCCTGATCGCCAACACCGCACCGGTGGCCTTCGGTGCTTTAGGTGTGCCGATTATCGTTGCTGGGCAAGTGACTGGCATCGACGCGTTCAAGATTGGCGCCATGGCCGGACGCCAACTGCCGCTGCTGTCGGTCATCGTACCGTTCTGGCTGGTAGCGATCATGGATGGTTGGCGCGGCGTCAAAGAAACCTGGCCTGCCGCGTTGGTGGCCGGTGCGAGCTTTGCCATCACTCAGTACCTGACCTCGAATTACATCGGCCCGGAACTGCCGGATATCACCTCGGCGCTGGTCAGCATCGTCTCGCTGACGCTGTTCCTCAAGGTCTGGCAGCCGACCCGTGCCGCCGATCGTGAGGTGGTCAGCGTGTCCGGCGGTGCGGCGGTCATGGGCGGTTTCTCCGGCCCTCGCGGCAGTACGCCGTCGCCGTATAGCTTCGGGCAGATCCTCAAGGCTTGGTCGCCGTTCCTGATCCTCACTGTGCTGGTAACCATCTGGACGCTCAAACCA from Pseudomonas fortuita carries:
- a CDS encoding lactate permease LctP family transporter, with the translated sequence MQTWEQMYTPLGSLGLSALVALIPIIFFFIALAVFRMKGYIAGTITLVLSILVATLAYDMPLDMAFAAAGYGFAYGLWPIAWIIVAAVFLYKLTVKSGQFEVIRSSVLSITDDQRLQVLLIGFSFGAFLEGAAGFGAPVAITGALLVGLGFNPLYAAGLCLIANTAPVAFGALGVPIIVAGQVTGIDAFKIGAMAGRQLPLLSVIVPFWLVAIMDGWRGVKETWPAALVAGASFAITQYLTSNYIGPELPDITSALVSIVSLTLFLKVWQPTRAADREVVSVSGGAAVMGGFSGPRGSTPSPYSFGQILKAWSPFLILTVLVTIWTLKPFKAMFAPGGALEQLVLMFKIPHLDQLVMKAAPIVAQPTPMAAVYKFDLVSAGGSAILLSALVSMFVLRINWKTGLVSFKETLVELKLPILSIGMVLAFAFVTNYSGMSTTLALVLAGTGAAFPFFSPFLGWLGVFLTGSDTSSNALFGSLQATTAHQIGVSDTLLVAANTSGGVTGKMISPQSIAVACAATSIVGKESDLFRFTLKHSLIFAAIIGLITLSQAYVFTGMLVH